Sequence from the Saccharopolyspora pogona genome:
GCGGGCGCCGACCAGCGGCGCGGCGACCCCGGGTCGGTCCCGGACCCATGCCAGCGCCACAGCCACCAGCGGCACGGCCAACTCGTCCGCGGCAGCGGCGAGGGTTTCCACGATGCGCGCGGAGCGGTCGTCGATACGGGGCGCAACGTACCACTTGAAGAAACGGCTGTTCTCCCGATCGGCCGGTACCCCGCCGCGGTACTTGCCGGTCAGTACGCCGCGGCCGAGCGGGGCCCATGGCAGCACCGCCATTCCCGCGTCCAGTGCGGCGGGCACGACCTCACGTTCGATGCCCCGTTCCAGCAGCGAGTACTCCAGTTGGCACGACGCGAGTGGTGCGACGCCGTTGATTTGCTTCCAGGTCGCCGCTTTGGCCGTCTGCCAGCCGGTGTAGTTGCACACGCCGACGTGGCGAACCTTGCCGGCTCGTACGGCGGTGTCGGTTGCGGCCAGGGTTTCTTCCAATGGGACGGCCTGATCCCAGGCGTGCAGCTGCCACAGGTCGATGTAATCGGTACGTAGCTTGGTCAGTGATTTGTCCAATGTCGACAGTAGATGCTCGCGGGAGGCGTTCTGTCTGCGGTCGGGGTCGTCCAGGACGGCGACAGCCTTGGTCGCTAGCACGATGTTGTCGCGGGGCACGACCTTGCCCAGCAACTGGCCGACGATCTCCTCAGCACTGCCGCCGCCGTAGACGTCGGCGGTGTCGACCAGGGTGCCGCCGACCTCGACGAACGCCCGCAGTTGCTCGGCGGCGTCGTCTGGGTCGGTGGTGGTGCCCCAGGTGGAGGTGCCCAGTCCGAGGGCGGAAACCTTCAATCCGGTAGTGCCCAACGGGCGCTGCTCCATGCGAAATCTCCTTGTCAGGATTCGGTGTGCTCGCGGATGACGTCGCCGAGGGTGCCGCTGCGGATCAGCTCCACGACGGTGGCGAGGTCGCCGTCGAGTCGGCGGTCCACGTCGACGAACGGCACGTGTTCGCGGATGACGTCGTAGGCCGCCTTGGTGCCGTGTCCCAGCTGGCCCGCGCCACGCAGGTCGAGGGCCTGGCAGCCGGCCAACAGCGTGATGGCCGTGATCTCGCGAACGAGCTCAACGACCGTGCGGGCGTCACGCGCTGCGATCGTGCCCATGCTGACCTTGTCCTGGTTGTGCGCCTCGGTCGACCGGGAGAACGCCGTCGAGGGGTTGGTCAGTTTGAGGGCCTCGGCGGCCAAGGCGGACGCGGCCAGCTGCATGCCCTTGAAGCCGTGGTGCAGGCCAGCGTCCGGATCGGAAGGACCGCGCTGCGGTGTGAGATTGGCCGTGAGGCCGTGGTTGAACTTTGTGTCGACCAGCAACGCCATTTGCCGGTCGAGGAGGTCGCCAACGCTGGCGACGGCAAGCTTGAGCGAGTCCATTCCGTGACCGACATGGCCACCGTAGAAGTTTCCTCCATTGTGTACTTCCGCGGTAAACGGGTCGAACAGCGGGTTGTCGTTGGTCGAGTTGATCTCGACGTTCAGCCAGCGTGTGACCCAGTCAAGCGTGTCCAGCAAGACCCCGTTCACATGGGGCGCGCAACGGATCGAGTACCGGTCCTGGATCGCCCGGCCGAGCGCGACGAACCCGTCCGGGCCAGCGTCGGGCTCAAGGACTTGCGGGGCGTCGGTGCACAGCCGGGAACCGGTCAGCAGTGCGCGGGTCCGGGCCGACGACTGAATCTGGCCGCGATGAGGCTTCTGTTGGTGAATCAGGGGGTGGAAGTGGCCACGGTTGCCCAGCAGCGCTTCAGCGGTCAGCGCCGTGCATAAGTCCGCGACATTGGCGATCTCGGCCGCATCGTGCGTGGCGAGGACCGCGAAGCCGGACATGAACGACGTGCCGTTAATCAGCGCGAGGCCCTCCTTGGCCTCGAACGTCACCGGCACCAAGCCAGCGGCCCGCAGCGCGGCCGCCGCTGACATCTGTGTTCCGGCGACACGCACCTGACCCGAGCCGAGCAGCATATCCGCGAGATAGCACAGCGGTACCAGATCGCCGCTAGCACCCACGGAGCCGCGCTCGGGGATCAATGGCGTGATGTCGTGACGCAGGCAGTCGATGAGCAGCTGCACCACCTCGCGGCGGATGCCGGAGTAGCCACGCGCCAGGCAGTTAGCGCGCACCAGCATGGTGGCGCGCACGACGTCCTCGGGTGCGTCGGGTCCAGTGCCGTTCAGGTGGTAGGTGATCAGATTGCGTTGCAGTTGCGTCGTTTTGCGGGAGCTGAGGTGGAAGCGGGCGCTGTCGCCGAACCCCGTGGTCACGCCGTAGATTGGGCTGCCGGTCGCAATTAGTTTGTCGCGTACGCGGACCGAGTCGTCCATGCGCACTGCGGCCGTGTCGGCAATGTGCACGGTCCCAGCGGCCGGACTCCTGGCCCAGAGCGAGGTAACGGCGGTGGTAAGGCTGTCGTCACCGAGCACTACGTCTACGCCCTTGGAGGTGGGCGCAACAGAAGGCTGCTCAGCATGGAGTCTGATGTCATCCAACAAACCGCACTCCAAGGAATTGTCCGCATCGACATACCCGATGCGAGCGACTCGCAAGTTCGAGTCGTGGGAACGTAAGCACACTGCGAGTGGAACGTCGCTTGGTTGAGGGCAATTCGTGCAGAATTTTTGCCCCGAAAGGGCACCCTCAAGGTGTCCGGAGTTCACAGGCTGATCATCGGTATGGCTCATTTGGGCGGCCAACAAAGGACAGCTTCACCAGCGGCGACCGAAGGAACGCATAATGATTGTCATCACCGGAGCAACCGGCCACCTCGGCCGTCTCGTCATTGATGCCGTGCTGCAGCGTGGGGTACCCGCCCAGCAAGTCGTTGCGGCCGTGCGCGAGCCGCAGAAGGCGAGCGCACTCGCGGCACTGGGCCTACAGATTCGTGAAGCCGACTATGACCGTCCCGACACCCTGACCCGCGCGTTTGATGGGGCAGACAAGGTGCTGCAGATCTCCGGTAGCGAGGTCGGCCGCCGCGTCCCGCAGCACAAGGCCGTGGTGGATGCGGCGAAGACGGCCGGGGTCCGGTTGCTCGCCTACACCAGCGTTCTCCACGCTGACAGCACCACACTCGTCATCGCGCCCGAGCACCAGGCCACTGAGGAGTACATCCGAAGCTGCGGCCTTGCCTTCAGCCTGCTGCGCAATGGCTGGTACACCGAAAACTACGGACAGGCGGTACGCCAGGCGCTGGCCAGCGGCACGATCATTGGCGCGGCCGGGGAAGGGCGGATCGCGTCGGCCTCCCGCGTCGACTACGCCGCTGCTGCGGCGGCCGTGCTGACCACAGAGGGGCACGAGAAGACCATTTACGAACTGTCCGGCGATACGGCGTGGACCATGTCCGAGTTGGCCGCAGCTGTCACCGACATCTCGGGCGTGCAGGTTGGCTACAAGGATCTGAACCCCGACGAGTACATCCAGGCCATCACCGGCGCCGGTGTACCGGAACCGGTGGCGCGGACCCTGGCTCAAATCGAGGCCGACATCGCTAACGGCCTGCTCTCCGACACACCCGGCGACCTCTCCCGCCTCATCGGACGCCCCACCACACCTCTGCGCGACACCATCACCGGCCTTGTCAAGGTTGCCGACGGTCCGGCCAATCAACCGGCATAGCCGACGACCGCAGCCAACCGGCTGACGCGTAGCCGGCCCGCAAACAGTCACGCATGGAGTTTTCGATGAACAGCTTGCCTGCGGAGGATCGTTGCCCTGTTGCGCCGATCGGATTCGATCTCTTGGACCCGGCCGCGCTTCGTGCCCCCTCCTCCGCATACGTCTCGGCTCGGCACGAGAGGCCGGTCTTCTGGTACGCGCCGCTGAACGTGTGGATCATCACGCGTTACCAGGACGTCTTTCGCTATCTCAATGACCAGGACAGCTTCCAGACCTCCAACCGGGACGCGGTGACCGTCCCGGAAAGGTTTGCCGAACGTTTCCCCGCGTCCTTGTTGAACCACATCCTGCCTGCTCTGGACCCGCCCGCCCTCACCGCACCGAAAAGGGTCCTGCAGGAAGGTTTCTCCAAGCCCAGGCTACGTTTGTTCGAAGAGCGGATCATGACCCGGGCACACAAGCTCATCGACGGTTTCGAGGCCGAGGGCAAGGCGGACCTGCTGCAGGCTTACTGTGCTCCCCTGACCATGCACACCCTCCTCGGACTCCTCGGCTTGCCGGATAACGACGCAGATCGGGTCCGCAGGCTCGGCGACGCCGCGATCCGTGTCCTAGCCAGTGCACATGTGCCACTGGACGAACCGGAGCTGAGCGAGGTCTGGGAGGAATACATCGAAGGACAGGAGTACTTCCGCCGCATCGCCGATGAACGGGCCACCAACCCTGGAGACGACGTGATCTCCCTCTTGGCCACCGCAACCGATGATCGCGCCCCGGCGGCACGTCTGCTCGATCGGGAACGGGTGGCCCTGATCGTGACCGAACTCGCCTTCACCGGGCACGACACCACCGCGCAACTCATGGCGAGCATGTTGGCGCACCTGTCGGAGTTTCCCGCGTTGCGGGAGGAATTACGCCGCGACCCCGGTCTGTGGCCGAATGTCGCTGAGGAGTCCCTACGCCGACACCCACCTGCCACGTTCGCGGCCCGGGCCGCTGTGCGGGATTTAGAGATCTGCGGTGCGCTGATCCGCAAGGGTGACACCGCGTGGTTCGCACTGGCCGGGGCTTCGAACGACCCGGCGCACTATGACGATCCGGAGGTGTACGACATCCGGCGGCCTCGGCCGACGGACCATCTCTCTTTCGGCCGTGGTCCGCACGCCTGCCCTGGTAGCCCACTGGCGCGCCTGCAGGCCACTCTTGGTGTCCGCACCCTTCTAGAAAGGCTTCCTGGCCTATCCACAGACCCGGACGACCCGGCCACCTTCGTGCCGACGGTAATAGTCTCCAAACGCGACCGGATGCCTGTGCGGTGGTCTCAGGTTCGTCAATCGCCGGAGCTCACCTGACTCCCATGCCGCCACGCCACGGCCACACATCACACCAGCACGCGCAAGGCGGAGGACGGTCATGACGTTCGTGCGACCATCAGCCTCACCACTCGGCCCGGGTGTGCTGCTGCCGACAGTTGGTGAACTCACGCAGCGACTGGGACTGACCGCAATGGCCCAGGCGGCTGAGCAGGCCGGAGCTGTTGGCCTGTACGCATCAGATCACCTGCTCATGCTCGACCACGAGGCTGACGGCTTTCATCTCGCGGACGGAGACCGCCCCCCGTGGCCCCAGAACGCCGATATCCACGAGGCATTGACCTGCTGCGCCGCTATTGCGGCAGTAACCTCCCGCTGCCGCATCGGCGCCATGATCGTCGCGGCGCAACGCAACGTCCTGCAACTCGCGAAGACCGTTGCCACACTCGACACACTCAGCGGGGGCCGGATGGTCCTCGGGGTAGGGGCAGGCTGGTATCGCGAGGAGTTCGAGGCGCTCGGATACGACTTCGCCACCCGCGGCGTCCGGACTGATGAGATCCTTCAGGTGCTGCGTTCCGCGTGGAGTGGGCGTCCTCCGGAGTTCAGTGGCGACCAGATCACAGTGCCATCCCGTGTGCTGCTCTACCCGCGTCCCGCGCAACCAGGAGTACCGCTGTGGGTCGGTGGCATGAGCCGACCCGCGTTGCGCCGTGCGGCCAGGTTCGGTGACGGCTGGTGGGCTTGTGTCTACGCTGACCATCCAACCCCAGATGAACTGCGGAACCTTCTTGGATACCTGCGCGAGCAGCCCCGCCCGGTGGAATTGCCACCCCTTCGTCTCGTGGCAGGAATCGTGCCCCACGATGACGATCAGGCGAAGCTGCTGCCCGATGCAGCCCGCACCGCAGCGAACCTTGGCTTCCACGAAATA
This genomic interval carries:
- a CDS encoding aromatic amino acid ammonia-lyase: MLGDDSLTTAVTSLWARSPAAGTVHIADTAAVRMDDSVRVRDKLIATGSPIYGVTTGFGDSARFHLSSRKTTQLQRNLITYHLNGTGPDAPEDVVRATMLVRANCLARGYSGIRREVVQLLIDCLRHDITPLIPERGSVGASGDLVPLCYLADMLLGSGQVRVAGTQMSAAAALRAAGLVPVTFEAKEGLALINGTSFMSGFAVLATHDAAEIANVADLCTALTAEALLGNRGHFHPLIHQQKPHRGQIQSSARTRALLTGSRLCTDAPQVLEPDAGPDGFVALGRAIQDRYSIRCAPHVNGVLLDTLDWVTRWLNVEINSTNDNPLFDPFTAEVHNGGNFYGGHVGHGMDSLKLAVASVGDLLDRQMALLVDTKFNHGLTANLTPQRGPSDPDAGLHHGFKGMQLAASALAAEALKLTNPSTAFSRSTEAHNQDKVSMGTIAARDARTVVELVREITAITLLAGCQALDLRGAGQLGHGTKAAYDVIREHVPFVDVDRRLDGDLATVVELIRSGTLGDVIREHTES
- a CDS encoding SDR family oxidoreductase; translated protein: MIVITGATGHLGRLVIDAVLQRGVPAQQVVAAVREPQKASALAALGLQIREADYDRPDTLTRAFDGADKVLQISGSEVGRRVPQHKAVVDAAKTAGVRLLAYTSVLHADSTTLVIAPEHQATEEYIRSCGLAFSLLRNGWYTENYGQAVRQALASGTIIGAAGEGRIASASRVDYAAAAAAVLTTEGHEKTIYELSGDTAWTMSELAAAVTDISGVQVGYKDLNPDEYIQAITGAGVPEPVARTLAQIEADIANGLLSDTPGDLSRLIGRPTTPLRDTITGLVKVADGPANQPA
- a CDS encoding TIGR03619 family F420-dependent LLM class oxidoreductase, coding for MTFVRPSASPLGPGVLLPTVGELTQRLGLTAMAQAAEQAGAVGLYASDHLLMLDHEADGFHLADGDRPPWPQNADIHEALTCCAAIAAVTSRCRIGAMIVAAQRNVLQLAKTVATLDTLSGGRMVLGVGAGWYREEFEALGYDFATRGVRTDEILQVLRSAWSGRPPEFSGDQITVPSRVLLYPRPAQPGVPLWVGGMSRPALRRAARFGDGWWACVYADHPTPDELRNLLGYLREQPRPVELPPLRLVAGIVPHDDDQAKLLPDAARTAANLGFHEIIIMPPWSKGFEAVAATISEVREALSM
- a CDS encoding aldo/keto reductase yields the protein MEQRPLGTTGLKVSALGLGTSTWGTTTDPDDAAEQLRAFVEVGGTLVDTADVYGGGSAEEIVGQLLGKVVPRDNIVLATKAVAVLDDPDRRQNASREHLLSTLDKSLTKLRTDYIDLWQLHAWDQAVPLEETLAATDTAVRAGKVRHVGVCNYTGWQTAKAATWKQINGVAPLASCQLEYSLLERGIEREVVPAALDAGMAVLPWAPLGRGVLTGKYRGGVPADRENSRFFKWYVAPRIDDRSARIVETLAAAADELAVPLVAVALAWVRDRPGVAAPLVGARTVEQLRESLSPATLALELPAEIRRDLDAASAPHIGYPESGI
- a CDS encoding cytochrome P450 translates to MNSLPAEDRCPVAPIGFDLLDPAALRAPSSAYVSARHERPVFWYAPLNVWIITRYQDVFRYLNDQDSFQTSNRDAVTVPERFAERFPASLLNHILPALDPPALTAPKRVLQEGFSKPRLRLFEERIMTRAHKLIDGFEAEGKADLLQAYCAPLTMHTLLGLLGLPDNDADRVRRLGDAAIRVLASAHVPLDEPELSEVWEEYIEGQEYFRRIADERATNPGDDVISLLATATDDRAPAARLLDRERVALIVTELAFTGHDTTAQLMASMLAHLSEFPALREELRRDPGLWPNVAEESLRRHPPATFAARAAVRDLEICGALIRKGDTAWFALAGASNDPAHYDDPEVYDIRRPRPTDHLSFGRGPHACPGSPLARLQATLGVRTLLERLPGLSTDPDDPATFVPTVIVSKRDRMPVRWSQVRQSPELT